In one Hypomesus transpacificus isolate Combined female chromosome 18, fHypTra1, whole genome shotgun sequence genomic region, the following are encoded:
- the fgd1 gene encoding FYVE, RhoGEF and PH domain-containing protein 1: protein MQLNRPKSALISYSPPMPPETQNSFSSQFKTMRFSYHISSGLPSPQPPLRRIGPSSSSPRLLTKSLSLEPDPCLAPQDQDASHDGPQRLSSDPGPLDPGHCNGSSSSGAPELPAMAPKTRPPLPGPKPQVPPKPPHLQQQGAQPRPRPRAPDKPLPPPPPSRPLPADPRAPRGPLPRAEGSSSPTCVLSLIEKFEREQIIVVPDITGGMCTPRVPDSQGAGGGGGGASAPLTPPPCSSPEPPSAEPPSQNPLGLPQEEEQGVQGGVVGETGEDNLDDIDDDEDDEELAASCSEKRLSMESGYSASEKHLDTLEMREPAESCSQSEIPSEHLSLPAPQSDGKLANRDSGIDSISSPSHSEELCFAGDEDRVIYPCSPALTLPRLSSSSSCGYAEGLGGDGALAAGGRDSEGDSDLEEGSGDETELNTLALVPPQANRQDSVELSVQQRVFNIANELLQTERAYVSKLHLLDQVFCGRLLEEARARASFPCDVVTGIFSNICSIYCFHQQFLLPALQKRMEEWDLNPRIGDILQKLAPFLKMYGEYVKNFDRAMELVNTWMERSSQFKVIVHEIQREERCGNLTLQHHMLEPVQRIPRYELLLKDYLHRLPEDADDFKDAQKSLELIATAAEHSNAAIRKMERMRKLLKVYELLGGEEDIVNPTNELIKEGHILKLSAKNGTSQDRYLILFNDRLLYCVPKLRLIGQKFGVRARIDVDGMELKETSSLNVPRTFLVSGKQRSLELQARTEEEKKDWIQAIQTTIQRHEQTLETFRHLNCSLRDEDCTPPNSPNCMELGQRAPTPIREKEVTLCMKCQEPFNSITKRRHHCKACGHVVCGKCSEFRARLSYDNNRANRVCVDCYTTLVGVPPSPACLSSSTHRRRSILEKQASLAAENSVLCSFLHHMEKGSGRSWQKAWFVIPENEPLVLYVYGAPQDVKAQRSVPLIGFEVSLPESCDRLERRNAFKISQSHLTLYFSADGEELQRRWMEVLSRAGRGEELQIHGSITEALEEEGEELLASGENT, encoded by the exons gcccctcctcctccagtcccagGCTGCTGACTAAGAGTCTGTCCTTGGAGCCAGACCCGTGCTTGGCCCCCCAGGACCAGGACGCCTCCCACGATGGCCCCCAGCGCCTCAGCTCTGATCCGGGACCCCTGGATCCTGGACACTGCAATGGCTCCAGCAGCAGTGGAGCACCAGAGCTCCCTGCCATGGCACCCAAGACCCGGCCCCCCTTACCTGGGCCCAAACCACAAG TGCCCCCGaagccccctcacctccagcagcagggagCCCAGCCCCGCCCTCGACCCCGTGCCCCggacaagcccctcccccctcctccgccctccagGCCCCTTCCCGCCGACCCCCGCGCTCCACGGGGCCCGCTGCCACGCGCCGAGGGAAGCTCCTCCCCCACCTGCGTGCTGTCACTCATCGAGAAGTTTGAGAG ggaGCAGATCATTGTGGTGCCAGACATCACTGGGGGGATGTGCACTCCCAGAGTCCCAGACTCCcaaggggcaggagggggcggaggaggggcaAGTGCTCCACTCACACCCCCTCCATGCTCCTCCCCTGAGCCCCCCTCAGCCGAGCCCCCCTCCCAGAACCCCCTAGGTCTCCctcaggaggaggaacagggtgtgcagggaggggtggtgggggagacaggggaggataACCTTGATGATATTgacgatgatgaagatgatgaagagtTGGCGGCGTCATGCTCGGAGAAGCGCCTGTCGATGGAGTCGGGCTACAGCGCCTCCGAGAAGCACTTGGACACCCTGGAGATGAGGGAGCCCGCCGAgtcctgcagccaatcagagatcCCCTCCGAACACTTGTCCCTCCCCGCTCCGCAGTCTGACGGCAAGCTGGCCAATCGAGACAGCGGGATCGACAGCATCAGCTCCCCCTCCCACAGCGAGGAGCTGTGTTTCGCCGGAGACGAGGACCGGGTCATCTACCCCTGTAGCCCCGCCCTGACCCTGCCCCggctctcctcgtcctcctcctgtgGCTACGCCGAGGGCCTGGGAGGGGACGGGGCGCTGGCCGCGGGGGGCAGGGACTCGGAGGGGGATAGcgacctggaggaggggagcggggATGAGACGGAGCTCAACACCCTGGCCCTCGTGCCCCCCCAAGCCAACAGACAAGACTCTGTCGAG ctgtcgGTCCAGCAGAGAGTGTTCAACATAGCCAACGAGCTGCTGCAGACGGAGCGGGCCTACGTGTCCAAGCTGCACCTCCTGGACCAGGTGTTCTGTGGGCGTCTCCTGGAGGAGGCCCGTGCCCGCGCCTCCTTCCCCTGCGACGTGGTCACCGGCATCTTCTCCAACATCTGCTCCATCTACTGCTTCCACCAGCAGTTCCTGCTGCCGGCCTTGCAGAAACGCATggaggagtg GGACTTGAACCCGCGGATCGGAGACATCCTGCAGAAGCTGGCTCCCTTCCTGAAGATGTACGGGGAGTACGTGAAGAACTTTGACCGCGCCATGGAGCTGGTGAACACCTGGATGGAGAGATCCTCCCAATTCAAGGTCATCGTCCATGAGATCCAG agagAGGAGCGCTGTGGGAATCTGACCCTGCAGCACCACATGCTGGAGCCGGTGCAGAGGATTCCACGCTACGAGCTCCTTCTGAAGGACTACCTGCACAGACTCCCTGAGGACGCCGACGACTTCAAAGACGCTCAGA AATCCCTGGAGTTGATCGCCACGgcagcagagcattccaacgCCGCCATCAGGAAGATG gagcgTATGAGGAAGCTGCTGAAGGTGTATGAGCTgctgggtggggaggaggacatTGTCAACCCCACCAATGAGCTCATCAAGGAGGGACACATCCTCAAGCTGTCGGCCAAGAACGGCACTTCACAGGACAGATATCTCATCCTG TTCAATGATAGGCTGCTCTACTGTGTTCCTAAACTGAGGCTGATTGGTCAGAAGTTTGGTGTCAGAGCCCGTATTGATGTGGATGGAATGGAG ttgaAGGAGACTAGCAGTCTCAATGTCCCACGGACGTTTTTGGTATCTGGGAAACAGCGCTCGCTAGAACTGCAGGCCAG aactgaggaagagaagaaagactGGATCCAG GCCATCCAGACCACCATTCAGAGACATGAGCAGACCCTGGAGACCTTCAGACATCTCAACTGCTCCCTCCGCGATGAAGACTGCACCCCGCCCAACTCAcct AACTGCATGGAGCTTGGGCAGCGGGCTCCGACTCCCatcagagagaaggaggtgacTCTTTGTATGAAGTGTCAGGAACCCTTCAACTCTATCACGAAGAGACGCCACCACTGCAAAGCCTGTGGACAC GTGGTGTGTGGGAAGTGCTCCGAGTTCCGCGCCCGCCTGTCGTACGACAACAACCGTgccaaccgtgtgtgtgtggactgctaCACCACGCTGGTAGGCGTTCCACCCTCCCCCGCCTGTCTGAGCAGCAGCACCCACAGACGACGCTCAATCCTGGAG AAGCAGGCCTCGCTGGCCGCAGAGAACAGTGTGCTGTGCAGCTTCCTGCACCACATGGAGAAGGGCTCCGGGCGGAGCTGGCAGAAGGCGTGGTTCGTCATCCCAGAGAACGAACCGCTGGTCCTCTATGTCTACGGAGCTCCACAG gatGTCAAAGCTCAGCGCAGCGTTCCTCTTATCGGGTTTGAGGTCTCCCTCCCCGAGTCATGTGACCGCCTGGAGCGCCGCAACGCCTTCAAGATCAGCCAGAGTCACCTGACCCTGTACTTCAGCGCCGACGGGGAGGAGCTTCAGCGCCGCTGGATGGAGGTCCTATCACGGgctggcagaggggaggagctaCAGATTCACGGTTCAATCACAGAAGCACTtgaggaagaaggggaggagctGTTGGCTTCAGGGGAAAATACGTGA